One segment of Salvelinus alpinus chromosome 1, SLU_Salpinus.1, whole genome shotgun sequence DNA contains the following:
- the LOC139569627 gene encoding cytosolic Fe-S cluster assembly factor nubp1 isoform X2, translating to MLTVKHKILVLSGKGGVGKSTFSAHLAHALASDATKEVALLDVDICGPSIPRIMGLEGEQVHQSGSGWSPVYVEDNLAVMSIGFLLSSPDDAVIWRGPKKNGMIKQFLRDVDWGELDYLIVDTPPGTSDEHLSIVQYLSSAHIDGAVIITTPQEVSLQDVRKEIRFCQKVQLPIIGVVENMSGFVCPKCKNTSQIFPPTTGGAERMCEEMNLTLLGRVPLDPRIGKSCDEGKSFLTEVPDSPAAAAYHTIVQSIQAYCLSHVTREESAG from the exons ATGTTAACAGTGAAACATAAGATCTTGGTCCTGTCAGGGAAAGGAGGAGTAGGGAAGAGTACGTTCAGCGCACATCTGGCCCACGCACTGGCTAGTGACGCCACTAAAGAG gtTGCTCTCCTAGATGTGGACATCTGTGGTCCGTCCATCCCCAGGATCATGGGTCTGGAAGGAGAACAG gtccaTCAGAGTGGTTCTGGCTGGTCTCCTGTG tacgtaGAGGATAACCTCGCGGTCATGTCTATTGGCTTCCTACTCAGCAGTCCTGATGATGCTGTTATCTGGAGAGGACCCAAGaagaacg GGATGATCAAACAGTTCCTGCGTGATGTCGATTGGGGGGAACTGGATTACCTCATCGTGGACACGCCCCCTGGCACCTCTGACGAGCACCTGTCCATCGTCCAGTACCTTAGCTCCGCCCACATCGACGGAGCCGTCATCATCACCACCCCGCAG gagGTATCTCTTCAGGATGTTAGGAAGGAGATCAGGTTCTGTCAGAAGGTCCAGCTGCCCATCATAGGAGTGGTGGAGAACATGAGTGGGTTTGTCTGTCCCAAATGCAAG aACACGTCTCAGATCTTCCCCCCCACCacgggaggagcagagaggatgtgTGAAGAGATGAACCTTACTCTGCTAGGACGAGTCcctctggaccccaggatag gtaAGAGTTGTGATGAAGGGAAGTCATTCCTGACTGAAGTCCCAGACtcccctgctgctgctgcttaccACACTATAGTACAGA